The following are from one region of the Scylla paramamosain isolate STU-SP2022 chromosome 45, ASM3559412v1, whole genome shotgun sequence genome:
- the LOC135094370 gene encoding uncharacterized protein LOC135094370: MGHLSGAGTQLLQEWRDLGVLSLAVCDQDAQEVLAAISAVHVSLPRLHILCLHVPVGAVRTQACTTRLPGCPGVFLVLSGVDERLLEEAAQIAQLLQPTQRP; encoded by the exons ATGGGTCACTTAAGTGGTGCCGGCACacagctgctgcaggagtggCGGGACCTGGGGGTGCTCAGCCTGGCCGTGTGTGACCAAGACGCCCAAGAGGTTCTGGCCGCCATCAGCGCCGTCCACGTGTCATTGCCTCGGCTACACATCCTCT GCCTACACGTCCCCGTGGGTGCCGTGAGGACACAGGCGTGCACCACACGGCTGCCTGGCTGCCCAGGGGTGTTCCTCGTGTTGTCTGGCGTGGACGagaggctgctggaggaggcggcCCAGATAGCACAGCTCCTGCAGCCCACACAGCGCCCGTGA